A stretch of DNA from Bacillota bacterium:
GTTTTTCCCTGGTCTTTTTTGTTTAAAAATAACAGGTCCTTTCGAACTCGTCTTAACTAATATCGCTGTAAACAACATTATAGGAGAGAGTATAATCAATAAAAACACAGCAAAAAAAACATCGAATATACGTTTAATTTTTAAATATCTTAACTGCTTTTTAGTAAACATATATTCATTCATTGTTATCTCTTAACACCCTTGCTGGCACTCCTGCCACAACTTTCCCAGCAGGAACATCCTTAGTAGCTACAGTTCCTAATCCTAGAAAACTATTTTTCCCTACAATAATACCGTTATTAATTGCAGATGCAGGCCCAACCCAAACATCCTCTTCAATCGTTGTACTACCCGAAATTTCTGTGCATGCAGTAATCATCGTTCTTGTTTTTATAATTACATTATGAGCTATGTGACATAAATTATCAATTTTGACATAATCTTCTAGAACTGTATTTCCTAAGCACCCACGTGCGACTGTACAGTTTGCACCAATAGCAACAGATTCTCCAATGATAACTCCTCCAAGATGAGGCACTCTCACACTTACACTATTATCTTCTTTGTAATGTCCAAATCCAGACACACCAATCACAACACCTGATTCAATAATTGTATTGTCCCCGATTTTTACATTTCCCTCAATTGATACATTATTTGAAATTCGCACATTATCTCCTAGCTCAACTAATTCGCCAAGAAATGAATTTGCACCAATTGATAGGTTTTTGCCGATTTTATTAGTTTCCACAACTGCAGTTGGGTGAATTTTTATAACAGGTTGTTCTTCAAAGAAATAACTCAATATTTTAAAATATGTTCTGTGTGGGTTTTTCACTATAAAACCATTTAATTTTTGTTCCTCGACTTCTTCACCTAGAACAATAATGATATTATCATATTCGTTGAGTGTTTCAAAATTAACATTTGATACCTTTCTTGCCCAAGTAATTGAATTATCTTTCAATTGGTACAAGGAACAAAATGTATTTATTATGATAGAATCATTTCCAATATATGTGTACTTAATTTGATTCTTTGTTAAATAGTCTTTAATATTTTTAACGGTTATTATACTCTTCACTCTTCTACCTCCGAGGTTACTATTCTTCTAAACACTACTTGAAACGCTTCTGCATATTTTAAGCCGGATTGTCCTCCTCTATAAGCAGACAGACCTGTAATTACTTCTTTACTTCTAGGATGAGGGAAATCCCTCATAACACCTCTATATTTTTGCAAAGCTTGAATCTTTTTGTCTAGACCTTCAGTACCAATTTCAAAGAAAGTATTAGGTTCAAAAGAGTTGATCCCACTATTAACATTCCATTCTGTCGATGAAATAATTTCCATAAATAATAGCTCATTAACTGGTTTAATACTTGGCTTTCTTTGAAATAGCCGTATCGCTGCTTGACACGCAATGGATGTATGAAGATGATCATTGTTTAAGTCGGCTGGATGATGAGTGATAATAATATCTGGCTCAAATTTCATGATCGCTTTTTCAATAAACTGTACAAGCATTAAATGTGGTACATTATTAAACTCTATATTTGGGAACTGACCTTCAATAATTTCTTTAATCCCCAACACTTTTGATGATTCACCCATATCGTATTTTAAATCATCAATGGATGGTCTATAATTTCTTGCAGCAGCATTACCTGACAAAACGCATAAATCAACCTCGTGTCCAGCAGACGTTAATTTATAGATAGTCCCTCCAGCACCTAAAACCTCATCATCCGGATGTGCAACAACTAGTAAATATTTCATTATATTTCTCCTTTTTCTAAAAATCAAAAAAATCAATAATCATTCTTCTGTTATAGTTAACACCCATAAGCTTATTAAAAATTGCTTCATGATGTGTGTAACTGGATATTAAAATGCCATCGTGGATATAGTCTATTATTTGATTACTCATAATTACTTTTGTATTGACTATATATTTACCTTTTTTCTCTGGGTTGTCGTCAACAACACCTAAAACCACTAGTGAAGTTGACGAATCGCTTTGAATGACTTGTAGAATAATCTCCGCTACTTCTCCTGCACCATACAGCAATATCCTCCTAAACCCCATAGTAATGATTTGATTAATGAAGGTTATAATATTATCCTTTGCTGAATTATATAGGTGTTGAGATGAATTTAAATAACCAATATTAAGTACCCTTCTTCTTTCTAGTCCTTTTTTAGTGACAAAATACTCAACTGTTTTAGTTGAGAGATATTTTCTTTTGATATATCCTTTTTGCTCATATTCATCAAGGAAATTATTTACCATCGATACTGCTGACCCTATAGCAATACTCATTTCTCTTTGAGTAATATTTTTATTTTTCTCAATGAGATCTAGAATCATAAATTCCTTATATAGGGGTGTTGGTTTGAAAAAAGAGTTGTTGCTCAATAGACTCACCTTCCATTGTTCGTTAATTGAATAATTTTATTATATAATAATGAACCTCATTTTACAAGGACATATGTGACTTTTGTTCTAAAATCGAATGAAAATTAGAAATGCATTTTTGAGATTTCCAAAAATTTGGTCCTGCGTATTTTAATTGCCCTACCGTACGGTACCCCTTGAAGCTCTAATTTG
This window harbors:
- a CDS encoding PIG-L family deacetylase; translation: MKYLLVVAHPDDEVLGAGGTIYKLTSAGHEVDLCVLSGNAAARNYRPSIDDLKYDMGESSKVLGIKEIIEGQFPNIEFNNVPHLMLVQFIEKAIMKFEPDIIITHHPADLNNDHLHTSIACQAAIRLFQRKPSIKPVNELLFMEIISSTEWNVNSGINSFEPNTFFEIGTEGLDKKIQALQKYRGVMRDFPHPRSKEVITGLSAYRGGQSGLKYAEAFQVVFRRIVTSEVEE
- a CDS encoding winged helix-turn-helix transcriptional regulator, translated to MSNNSFFKPTPLYKEFMILDLIEKNKNITQREMSIAIGSAVSMVNNFLDEYEQKGYIKRKYLSTKTVEYFVTKKGLERRRVLNIGYLNSSQHLYNSAKDNIITFINQIITMGFRRILLYGAGEVAEIILQVIQSDSSTSLVVLGVVDDNPEKKGKYIVNTKVIMSNQIIDYIHDGILISSYTHHEAIFNKLMGVNYNRRMIIDFFDF